Proteins encoded in a region of the Brevundimonas vesicularis genome:
- the dnaN gene encoding DNA polymerase III subunit beta, which translates to MQLTIERSALLKALGHVQSVVERRNTIPILSNVLLSAGRDRLVFAATDLDMEMVDEAEAQVQVEGQITAPAHTLYEIVRKLPEGAEVSLLYSGDDPRLVVSAGRSRFNLPVLPAGDFPVMSTDSAGASYVLPMEDLARLIDKTRFAVSTEETRYYLNGLYLHTVAEAGIPLLRAVATDGHRLALAETPAPEGAAGGPGVIVPRKTVDQVRRLLDDAGGAVEVTVSAQKIRFQMGEASLTSKVIDGAFPDYLRVIPRGNDKQADIDNALFAKAVDRVATISAEKSRSVKLAFDNDRVKLTVRNMEAGQAEEEVEIGYSDEPFEIGFNARYLLDVAGQITGENAAFRFADPASPTLVLDPGDPGVQYVLMPLRV; encoded by the coding sequence ATGCAGCTGACCATCGAACGATCCGCGCTCCTGAAGGCCCTGGGCCACGTGCAGAGCGTCGTCGAACGTCGAAACACCATTCCGATCCTGTCCAACGTCCTGCTGAGCGCAGGCCGCGACCGGCTGGTCTTCGCCGCCACCGACCTGGACATGGAGATGGTGGACGAGGCCGAGGCCCAGGTTCAGGTCGAGGGTCAGATCACGGCCCCCGCCCACACCCTGTACGAAATCGTGCGCAAGCTGCCGGAAGGCGCCGAGGTCTCGCTGCTCTATTCCGGCGACGATCCACGCCTGGTCGTCTCGGCCGGCCGGTCGCGCTTCAACCTGCCGGTCCTGCCGGCGGGCGACTTCCCCGTCATGTCCACTGACAGCGCCGGCGCCTCCTATGTCCTGCCCATGGAGGATTTGGCCCGCCTGATCGACAAGACCCGGTTCGCGGTCTCGACCGAGGAAACGCGCTACTATCTGAACGGCCTTTATCTTCACACGGTCGCCGAGGCCGGCATTCCCCTGTTGCGCGCCGTCGCCACCGACGGCCACCGCCTGGCCCTGGCCGAGACCCCGGCGCCCGAGGGCGCGGCCGGCGGCCCTGGCGTGATCGTGCCGCGCAAGACGGTGGACCAGGTCCGTCGCCTGCTGGACGACGCCGGCGGCGCGGTGGAGGTCACCGTCTCGGCCCAGAAGATCCGCTTCCAGATGGGCGAGGCGTCCCTAACCTCCAAAGTCATCGACGGCGCCTTCCCCGACTATCTGCGCGTCATTCCGCGCGGCAACGACAAACAGGCCGACATCGACAACGCCCTGTTCGCCAAGGCCGTCGACCGGGTCGCCACCATCTCGGCCGAGAAGAGCCGTTCGGTGAAACTGGCCTTCGACAACGACCGCGTGAAGCTGACCGTGCGCAACATGGAAGCCGGCCAGGCCGAGGAAGAGGTCGAAATCGGCTATTCCGACGAACCGTTCGAGATCGGCTTCAACGCCCGCTATCTGCTGGACGTCGCCGGCCAGATCACCGGCGAAAACGCCGCCTTCCGCTTCGCCGACCCGGCCTCCCCGACCTTGGTGCTTGATCCGGGCGACCCGGGCGTCCAGTATGTGCTGATGCCGCTGCGGGTGTGA
- a CDS encoding ATP-binding protein — protein sequence MERIKAEYPPEIDGAVIALPGGLSTVADRYRLLVLEMPEAPTVKSLARQILKAYGDELGGRGDEYTLSDRVDRFIAASQTDAILIDEAQRAIERPGTVVSDKLIDWIKSRHSTNSVGIIFLGLGRLRHLFEIDRQIERRWDAEIRLEAYRWAHPDGSDDLEGQANFIGLLAKFRDLSPVPFDFDVEDDDVAFRFFYISQGLVGAVKKLLLKSVRLLRRTQKDRFDFPLMRLAADEGFRLAANGMQNPFAPDFVRRLPPPLEDDYAMVITKRGHTPSKKRQQLDVARLLTK from the coding sequence ATGGAGCGCATAAAAGCTGAATACCCACCTGAAATCGACGGGGCCGTCATCGCACTGCCAGGGGGCCTTTCGACAGTAGCCGATCGCTACCGCCTACTGGTTCTAGAAATGCCAGAAGCGCCGACAGTCAAATCCTTAGCTCGTCAAATCTTGAAGGCGTACGGTGACGAACTGGGCGGACGCGGGGATGAATACACCCTTAGCGACCGCGTTGATCGGTTCATCGCGGCAAGCCAAACCGACGCCATACTTATAGACGAAGCGCAGCGCGCGATTGAACGACCCGGGACTGTGGTGTCGGACAAATTGATCGACTGGATCAAATCACGGCACAGCACGAACTCAGTCGGAATCATATTCCTAGGGCTCGGCCGACTGCGGCATCTCTTCGAAATCGACCGCCAAATTGAGCGCCGATGGGACGCGGAAATCAGGCTGGAAGCTTATCGTTGGGCGCATCCAGATGGCTCCGACGACTTAGAGGGGCAGGCCAACTTTATTGGCCTCCTAGCGAAATTCCGCGACCTTTCACCAGTGCCATTCGACTTTGATGTTGAGGATGACGATGTCGCATTCCGATTTTTCTACATCTCACAGGGCCTAGTCGGTGCCGTAAAGAAGCTCCTCCTCAAGAGCGTCCGACTTCTGCGGCGAACACAAAAGGACAGGTTTGACTTCCCCCTTATGCGTCTCGCTGCCGACGAGGGATTCCGACTAGCGGCGAATGGAATGCAGAACCCGTTTGCTCCAGATTTCGTACGCAGACTCCCGCCCCCGTTGGAGGATGACTACGCGATGGTCATCACGAAACGTGGTCACACACCCTCAAAAAAGCGCCAGCAGTTGGATGTGGCCAGGCTGCTGACGAAATGA
- a CDS encoding YncE family protein produces MTLTARAIAALVLSLSAGHALADQVPGAAAAPAIPISSQDRFYSADQFSNTVSVVDPSTNGLLGVISLGEPTPANLSPLYKGQLLVHGIGAAPDGKTIAVVSIGSNSVSFIDTASNTVKHTTYVGRSPHEAFFTPDGREVWVTVRGEAYVSVLDAATYQETARVETPNGPGMTIFSPDGRYAYICSSFSPETVVVETATRQIVGRVAQASPFCPDIAATPDGSQVWMTLKDVGKTMVFNARPPFAVLQTLDTGPLTNHVNIVRNAAGQFAYVTVGTENRVKVYRTDTFTLVTEIEVGSLPHGLWPSGDGSRIYVGLENGDGVAVIDTLANRVIATVPIGQGPQGVTYVPRAVTQGDGRANLTPLGAARASHQLVLTGEGDTRSQATLFEQGQVQMLQIAAAGLQPGKPYVLAFANAADGSGTLEPLTKFMTNPAGSAVVNAVGPIRQVVAADAGAPRRWLVIASGTPEAIGAVVQRQSE; encoded by the coding sequence ATGACCCTGACAGCCCGCGCCATCGCCGCCCTTGTTCTCAGCCTGTCCGCCGGACACGCCTTGGCCGATCAGGTTCCGGGCGCGGCGGCGGCGCCCGCCATCCCGATCAGCAGCCAGGATCGGTTCTATTCGGCCGACCAGTTCTCCAACACCGTCTCGGTGGTCGATCCCTCGACCAACGGCCTGCTGGGGGTGATTTCCCTCGGCGAACCGACTCCGGCCAACCTCAGCCCGCTCTACAAGGGCCAGTTGCTGGTCCACGGCATCGGCGCGGCGCCGGACGGCAAGACGATCGCCGTGGTCTCGATCGGGTCCAACTCGGTCAGCTTCATCGACACGGCCAGCAACACCGTCAAACATACCACCTATGTCGGGCGCTCTCCGCACGAGGCCTTCTTCACGCCGGACGGCCGCGAGGTCTGGGTCACGGTGCGGGGCGAGGCCTATGTTTCGGTGCTGGACGCCGCGACCTATCAGGAGACCGCCCGGGTCGAGACGCCCAACGGGCCGGGCATGACCATCTTCTCGCCGGACGGCCGCTACGCCTACATCTGCTCCAGCTTCAGTCCCGAGACGGTGGTAGTCGAGACCGCGACCCGTCAGATCGTCGGTCGGGTGGCCCAGGCCAGTCCGTTCTGCCCCGACATCGCCGCCACGCCCGATGGAAGCCAGGTCTGGATGACGCTGAAGGACGTGGGCAAGACCATGGTTTTCAACGCCCGTCCGCCGTTCGCTGTCCTACAGACGCTCGACACCGGCCCCTTGACCAACCACGTCAACATCGTGCGCAACGCGGCGGGCCAGTTCGCCTATGTGACCGTCGGGACCGAGAACCGGGTCAAGGTCTATCGCACCGACACCTTCACGCTCGTGACGGAGATCGAGGTGGGGTCGCTGCCGCACGGTCTGTGGCCCTCCGGCGACGGCTCGCGGATTTACGTCGGGCTGGAGAATGGCGACGGCGTGGCGGTCATCGACACCCTGGCCAACCGCGTGATCGCCACCGTGCCGATCGGTCAGGGACCGCAAGGGGTCACCTATGTGCCGCGTGCGGTCACCCAGGGTGACGGCAGGGCCAACCTCACGCCCCTGGGCGCAGCTCGCGCCTCGCATCAACTCGTTCTGACGGGCGAGGGCGACACCCGGTCCCAGGCGACCTTGTTCGAGCAGGGGCAGGTCCAGATGCTGCAGATCGCCGCCGCAGGCCTCCAACCCGGCAAGCCCTATGTCCTCGCCTTCGCCAATGCGGCGGACGGATCGGGGACGCTCGAGCCTCTGACGAAGTTCATGACCAATCCGGCTGGGTCTGCGGTCGTCAACGCCGTGGGCCCGATCCGTCAGGTGGTCGCCGCCGACGCCGGCGCACCCCGCCGTTGGCTGGTCATCGCCTCGGGCACGCCCGAGGCGATCGGCGCGGTCGTCCAGAGACAGTCGGAATAG
- a CDS encoding MBL fold metallo-hydrolase, whose amino-acid sequence MRIDKFVHSCLRLTIGADRLLFDPGKFSFVDGRVDPAVFSDVSTIVLTHGHPDHIDPDALARIVQASGATLVGNGEVADKLGEKGLSVTVFEEGERTFGAFRLQAQPVAHEPILSDESPQLTAFLVNDVFLNPGDSFDSRLDRFAGVEVLALPVMAPYLTELTVHAFAKRMKPKSVVPVHDGYARDYFLRQRYDVYEPYLDKAGIKLHRPMAPGDGFDVSDHD is encoded by the coding sequence ATGCGGATCGACAAGTTCGTCCATAGCTGCCTGCGCCTGACGATCGGTGCAGATCGACTGCTCTTCGATCCGGGCAAGTTTTCGTTCGTCGACGGACGGGTCGATCCTGCTGTCTTTTCGGATGTCTCGACGATCGTCCTGACGCACGGCCATCCCGACCACATCGACCCTGACGCTCTGGCCAGGATCGTGCAGGCGAGTGGCGCGACACTCGTCGGCAACGGCGAGGTCGCCGACAAGCTCGGCGAGAAGGGGCTGTCGGTCACGGTGTTCGAGGAGGGCGAACGGACCTTCGGCGCGTTCCGGCTGCAGGCTCAGCCGGTCGCGCATGAGCCCATCCTGTCGGACGAGAGCCCGCAACTGACAGCCTTCCTCGTCAACGACGTTTTCCTCAACCCGGGCGACAGTTTCGACAGCCGTCTGGATCGGTTCGCGGGCGTGGAGGTGCTGGCCCTTCCGGTGATGGCGCCTTACCTGACCGAGCTCACTGTCCATGCGTTCGCCAAACGGATGAAGCCAAAATCGGTCGTCCCGGTCCATGACGGCTACGCTCGCGACTATTTCCTCAGGCAGCGTTACGACGTCTACGAGCCCTATCTGGACAAGGCCGGGATCAAACTGCACCGGCCGATGGCGCCCGGAGACGGGTTCGACGTCTCTGACCATGACTGA
- a CDS encoding DUF305 domain-containing protein, producing MTHAPPSRWIRTGVLALGSAIAGAAVMAFAQMPGSDFDAAMAEAMERMHRDMAVESTGDPDVDFAAMMIPHHQGAIDMARVELLYGQDETMKRLAQGIIIEQTQEIALMRDYLTRHSDAPTPTGGATSTHHGHGS from the coding sequence ATGACCCACGCCCCACCCTCCCGATGGATCAGAACCGGCGTCCTGGCGCTTGGCTCGGCGATTGCCGGTGCCGCAGTTATGGCCTTCGCACAGATGCCCGGCTCGGACTTCGATGCGGCGATGGCCGAGGCGATGGAGCGGATGCACCGCGACATGGCGGTAGAATCCACCGGCGACCCAGACGTGGACTTCGCCGCCATGATGATCCCGCATCATCAGGGCGCCATCGACATGGCGCGCGTCGAGCTTCTGTACGGGCAGGACGAGACCATGAAGCGTCTGGCCCAGGGGATCATCATTGAACAGACCCAGGAAATCGCCCTGATGCGCGACTACCTGACCCGCCATTCTGATGCGCCGACGCCGACCGGCGGCGCGACCTCGACCCATCACGGACACGGATCATGA
- a CDS encoding LysR substrate-binding domain-containing protein, producing the protein MTLDQLRIFVAVAERQHVTRAAEALNLTQSAVSSAVTTLEGRHGVALFDRVGRNIVLNEAGATFLVEAKAILARVEAAQDALDDLGGLKRGRLSIHASQTIAGWWLPARLTRFHQAHPGIRIEVSIGNTREVADAVLEGCAELGLVEGELNEPALSRSVLDHDELVLVVAADHPAAQDGAGPPDLKQMTWVLREPGSGTRSAFETALNQRGLAIDALDVAMTLPGNEAVAAAVEAGAGATVVSRNVVAARLRAGILAALPLTLPDRPFWLLRHKQRYRSKAGEVFLASLTASRH; encoded by the coding sequence ATGACCCTGGACCAGCTCCGCATCTTCGTCGCCGTCGCCGAGCGCCAGCACGTAACCCGCGCCGCCGAGGCCCTGAACCTGACCCAGTCGGCGGTCAGCTCGGCGGTGACGACGCTGGAGGGCCGCCACGGCGTCGCCCTGTTCGACCGCGTTGGCCGCAACATCGTCCTGAACGAGGCGGGCGCAACCTTCCTCGTCGAGGCCAAGGCGATCCTCGCCCGTGTCGAGGCGGCGCAGGACGCGCTCGACGACCTGGGCGGCCTGAAACGCGGACGACTGTCGATCCACGCCAGCCAGACCATCGCCGGCTGGTGGCTTCCCGCCCGACTGACCCGGTTTCATCAGGCTCATCCCGGCATCCGCATCGAGGTCTCGATCGGCAATACGCGCGAGGTGGCCGACGCTGTCCTGGAGGGCTGCGCTGAACTGGGTCTGGTCGAGGGCGAACTGAACGAGCCGGCGTTGAGCCGTTCGGTTCTGGATCACGACGAACTGGTGCTGGTCGTGGCGGCCGACCACCCCGCCGCCCAGGACGGCGCCGGGCCGCCGGACCTGAAGCAAATGACCTGGGTGTTGCGCGAGCCCGGCTCCGGCACCCGGTCGGCTTTTGAGACGGCCCTCAATCAGCGCGGGCTGGCCATCGACGCTCTGGACGTGGCCATGACCTTGCCCGGGAATGAGGCGGTCGCCGCCGCCGTCGAGGCCGGTGCGGGAGCGACGGTCGTGTCGCGCAATGTCGTCGCCGCGCGCCTGCGCGCCGGCATCCTCGCCGCCCTGCCCCTGACCTTGCCCGACCGCCCGTTCTGGCTCCTGCGGCACAAGCAGCGCTATCGCTCAAAGGCGGGCGAGGTGTTCCTGGCGTCCCTGACGGCGTCACGCCATTGA
- the recF gene encoding DNA replication/repair protein RecF (All proteins in this family for which functions are known are DNA-binding proteins that assist the filamentation of RecA onto DNA for the initiation of recombination or recombinational repair.), with protein sequence MIQSLTLTDFRSYASARLEMTSGPVVLHGPNGAGKTNLLEAISLLTPGKGLRGATAAEMGRREPGEATGRAWAVMVELDDETRLGTGVQAAGAARRIVRVDGETAQPGHLLDYLRPVWATPEQDRLFSDARAERLKFFDRLVFAADPDHAASVSAYEKALRERLRLLNDAQDGREADPVWLDALEVRLGEAGARAALARVAALHALQAAIDARSDRPFPQADLGLDGAAEQMAEAGAEEDEIAAVLREGLAKARARDGAAGRSLFGPHRTDLTALHREKQRPAAEGSSGEQKALVLNLILAQIARLSDHAARPILLLDEAPAHLDEARRTALFDEITALDLQAFMTGTERDLFAGLEGRAQLVRVAGGALETD encoded by the coding sequence TTGATCCAATCCCTCACCCTCACCGATTTCCGCTCCTATGCGAGCGCGCGGCTGGAGATGACCTCCGGGCCTGTCGTGCTGCATGGGCCGAACGGGGCGGGAAAGACCAATCTGCTGGAAGCGATCAGCCTGCTGACCCCCGGAAAGGGGCTGCGGGGCGCGACCGCCGCCGAGATGGGGCGGCGCGAGCCGGGCGAGGCGACCGGACGCGCCTGGGCCGTCATGGTCGAACTGGACGACGAGACGCGCCTGGGCACCGGGGTCCAGGCGGCGGGCGCCGCGCGGCGCATCGTGCGGGTCGACGGCGAGACGGCCCAGCCAGGGCACCTGCTCGATTATCTGCGTCCCGTCTGGGCGACGCCGGAACAGGACCGGCTGTTTTCGGACGCGCGCGCCGAGCGGCTGAAGTTCTTCGACCGGCTGGTTTTCGCCGCCGATCCCGATCACGCAGCCAGCGTCTCCGCCTATGAGAAAGCTCTTCGCGAGCGCCTGCGCCTGTTGAACGACGCCCAGGATGGGCGCGAGGCCGACCCCGTCTGGCTGGACGCCCTGGAGGTTCGGCTGGGCGAGGCCGGAGCCCGCGCCGCCCTCGCCCGCGTCGCCGCCCTGCACGCGCTTCAGGCCGCCATTGACGCCCGCAGCGATCGTCCCTTCCCCCAGGCCGACCTGGGTCTGGACGGCGCCGCCGAACAGATGGCCGAAGCGGGCGCCGAGGAGGACGAGATCGCCGCCGTCCTCCGCGAGGGCCTGGCCAAGGCGCGCGCCCGCGACGGCGCCGCCGGCCGTTCGCTGTTCGGTCCTCACCGCACCGACCTGACGGCGCTTCACCGCGAGAAACAGCGCCCCGCCGCCGAGGGCTCTTCGGGCGAGCAGAAGGCCCTGGTCCTGAACCTGATTTTGGCCCAGATCGCGCGGCTTTCAGATCATGCCGCCCGCCCGATCCTGCTGCTGGACGAAGCCCCCGCCCACCTCGATGAGGCGCGCCGCACAGCCCTGTTCGACGAGATCACGGCGCTGGATCTTCAGGCCTTCATGACCGGCACCGAACGCGACCTGTTCGCCGGTCTGGAAGGCCGCGCCCAGCTTGTCCGCGTAGCCGGCGGCGCGCTGGAAACCGACTAG
- the gyrB gene encoding DNA topoisomerase (ATP-hydrolyzing) subunit B, with protein sequence MTDPIADLPEYGADSIKVLKGLDAVRKRPGMYIGDTDDGSGLHHMVYEVVDNAIDEALAGHADLVQVILNSDGSVTVTDNGRGIPTGIHEGEGVSAAEVIMTQLHAGGKFDQNSYKVSGGLHGVGVSVVNALSDWLELKIYRDGKAHQMRFERGDTVKSLEVTGDAPIREDTGKPLSGTEVTFFPSVTTFSHIDFDLKTLEHRLRELAFLNSGVVIKLADQRHAEPVEMILHYEGGVEAFVRHLDKSKTPILKDVIVIRGKKEGIELDLALWWNDSYHETMLCFTNNIPQRDGGTHLSAFRASLTRVMGGYIESSGAGKKEKVSVTGEDAREGLTCVLSVKVPDPKFSSQTKDKLVSSEVRPAVESLCSEGLATWFEEHPVEAKQIVAKIIEAASAREAARKARDLTRRKSALEISSLPGKLADCQERDPAKSELFIVEGDSAGGSAKQARNRENQAVLPLRGKILNVERARFDRMLSSDLIGTLILALGTGIGRDDFNADKLRYHKIILMADADVDGAHIRTLLLTFFYRQMPELITRGHVYIAQPPLYKVSKGKQSRYLKDQAEMDAYLIEEGSSEAELDLSTGERRLGLDLQSLVREAKAFSASVDRLSQRAPAFAIEQAALAGLFAEHSDMATASAAAVRLNLYAEEGDGEWTGAPGEQGAVVFTRTRRAVQETIVLEETLIRSLDARRLAERAAAFDGVFVAPATYRRKDKSTTIRGPLDLLTAVLDAGKKGLSIQRYKGLGEMNPEQLWETTLDVNARTLLQVSVEHEEDANDLFAKLMGDVVEPRREFIQDNALDAAVDV encoded by the coding sequence ATGACCGATCCGATTGCCGACCTGCCCGAATACGGCGCCGATTCCATCAAGGTTCTCAAAGGCCTGGACGCCGTGCGCAAACGCCCCGGCATGTATATCGGCGACACCGATGACGGTTCGGGCCTGCACCATATGGTCTATGAGGTGGTCGATAATGCCATCGACGAGGCCTTGGCCGGCCACGCCGACCTGGTCCAGGTCATCCTGAACAGCGATGGCTCGGTCACCGTGACCGACAACGGCCGCGGCATTCCCACCGGCATCCACGAAGGCGAAGGCGTCTCGGCGGCCGAGGTCATCATGACCCAGCTGCACGCCGGCGGTAAGTTCGACCAGAACTCCTACAAGGTGTCCGGCGGTCTGCACGGCGTAGGCGTGTCCGTGGTCAACGCCCTGTCCGACTGGCTGGAGCTGAAGATCTATCGCGATGGCAAGGCGCACCAGATGCGCTTCGAGCGCGGCGACACGGTCAAGTCGCTTGAAGTCACCGGCGACGCGCCCATTCGCGAGGACACCGGCAAGCCGCTGAGCGGCACCGAGGTCACCTTCTTTCCGTCCGTCACGACCTTCAGCCACATCGACTTCGACCTGAAGACGCTGGAGCATCGTCTGCGTGAACTGGCCTTCCTGAACTCGGGCGTGGTCATCAAGCTGGCCGACCAGCGCCACGCTGAGCCGGTCGAGATGATCCTGCACTACGAGGGCGGGGTCGAGGCCTTCGTGCGCCACCTCGACAAGTCCAAGACGCCGATCCTGAAAGACGTCATCGTCATTCGCGGAAAGAAGGAAGGGATCGAACTGGATCTCGCCCTGTGGTGGAACGACAGCTACCACGAGACCATGCTGTGCTTCACCAACAACATCCCCCAGCGGGATGGAGGCACCCACCTGTCGGCCTTCCGCGCCAGCCTGACCCGCGTCATGGGCGGCTATATCGAGAGCTCGGGCGCCGGCAAGAAGGAGAAGGTCTCCGTCACCGGCGAGGATGCGCGCGAGGGCCTGACCTGCGTCCTGTCGGTCAAGGTGCCGGATCCCAAGTTCAGCTCCCAGACCAAGGACAAGCTGGTCTCCTCCGAAGTGCGTCCGGCCGTCGAAAGCCTGTGCTCGGAAGGCCTGGCGACCTGGTTCGAGGAACATCCGGTCGAGGCCAAGCAGATCGTGGCCAAGATCATCGAGGCGGCGTCGGCGCGTGAGGCCGCCCGCAAGGCCCGCGACCTGACGCGGCGCAAGTCCGCGCTGGAAATCTCGAGCCTGCCGGGCAAGCTGGCCGACTGCCAGGAGCGCGATCCCGCCAAGTCCGAACTGTTCATCGTCGAGGGCGATTCCGCCGGCGGCTCGGCCAAACAGGCGCGCAACCGCGAGAACCAGGCCGTCCTGCCTCTGCGCGGCAAGATACTGAACGTCGAGCGCGCGCGCTTTGACCGGATGCTGTCGTCGGATCTGATCGGGACGCTGATCCTGGCGCTCGGCACCGGCATCGGCCGCGACGACTTCAACGCCGACAAGCTGCGCTATCACAAGATCATCCTGATGGCGGACGCCGACGTCGACGGCGCCCACATCCGCACCCTGCTGCTGACCTTCTTCTATCGTCAGATGCCCGAGCTGATCACGCGCGGCCACGTCTATATCGCCCAGCCGCCGCTCTATAAGGTCTCCAAGGGCAAGCAGTCGCGCTACCTGAAGGATCAGGCCGAGATGGACGCCTATCTGATCGAGGAAGGCTCGTCAGAGGCCGAGCTGGACCTGTCCACCGGCGAGCGTCGACTGGGTCTGGACCTGCAATCCCTTGTGCGCGAGGCCAAGGCCTTCAGCGCCAGCGTCGATCGCCTCAGCCAACGCGCCCCCGCCTTCGCCATCGAACAGGCGGCGCTCGCCGGTCTGTTCGCCGAGCATTCGGACATGGCGACCGCCTCGGCCGCCGCCGTGCGCCTGAACCTCTATGCCGAAGAGGGCGATGGCGAGTGGACGGGCGCGCCGGGCGAACAGGGCGCCGTAGTCTTCACCCGCACCCGTCGCGCGGTGCAGGAGACCATCGTGCTGGAGGAGACCCTGATCCGCTCGCTGGACGCCCGTCGTCTGGCCGAACGCGCAGCCGCTTTCGACGGCGTCTTCGTCGCCCCCGCCACCTACCGCCGCAAGGACAAGTCCACGACCATTCGCGGTCCGCTGGACCTGCTGACCGCCGTGCTGGATGCCGGTAAGAAGGGCCTGTCGATCCAGCGCTACAAGGGCCTGGGCGAGATGAACCCCGAGCAGCTGTGGGAGACGACGCTGGACGTCAACGCCCGCACCCTGCTGCAGGTCTCGGTCGAGCACGAGGAAGACGCCAACGACCTGTTCGCCAAACTGATGGGCGACGTCGTCGAACCCCGCCGCGAGTTCATCCAGGACAACGCTTTGGACGCCGCCGTCGACGTCTGA